CCACCTGCATAGAGCAGGTTCATCAACGGCCAGTCATCAGCGGCATGGTGGGGATACCTAACCCGGGTTCTTCCAGTATCAACCTTCTAGGTTGGTAGGGGAGGAACCCGGTTTTGTTATAGAGAATTTTGTTAGGTGGCTTAGGTTATATCTATCTGCAGTAGGGTATGGAGGAATCGAAGGAATGACGCTAAGGCAACAAAGTCTATTTGCCAGAACGCAGATGCTTCTGGGCGCTGAGGGTCTGGCCCGATTAAGGGACAGCACCGTGGCGGTGTTTGGAGTGGGAGGGGTCGGCTCCTTTGCCGTGGAGGCCTTGGCTAGGGCTGGAATTGGGCATTTGATCATCTTTGATCACGACGTAGTGGACGTCACCAACATTAATCGACAGTTACCGGCCTTGGTAAGCACCGTGGGCCAGCCTAAAGCCCAGTTGATGGCAGCCAGGGTATCGGAGATTAATCCCGATGCCAAGGTGGAGGCAAGGGTTGAGATGTTTACGGAAACCGACGTCGACCTGATCAACCCGGAGTGGGACTACGTGGTTGATGCCATTGACATGGTTTCCGCTAAGGTAGCGCTGATTGCCGGGTGTGTCGAGAAGCAGGTGCCAATTGTGGCTGCCATGGGGGCGGGCAACAAGTTGGATCCAACTCGCTTCTTGGTAGAGGACATTAGCAAGACCCACACCTGCCCCTTGGCTAAGGTTGTTCGGCAGAAGCTGCGACAGCGGGGCATTGATCATGGGGTCAAGGTAGTCTTTTCAACGGAACGGCCGCAAACCCCACACTATCCCGAGGGTCAGCCAGGGAAGCGGGTTCCCGGAAGTGTTTCCTACGTTCCTCCGGTGGCGGGAATGATTCTTGCCAGCGTAGTAGTCAATGACCTGGTGGGGGCTAGCAAGGGGTAAGGCATAGGAATGGCGTTGGTGAGGAGGGGGAGTTGTTGCTGGATTTATTTGCAAGTGCCAATGACAAGGCCAAGCAGGATGCTGCGCCCTTAGCGGTTCGGATGCGACCCAAGGACTTCGCAGAGTTCGAGGCCCAGCATCACATCGTTGGCGAGGGCAGCCTACTGCGGCGGGCTATCGAGGCTGATCGCCTTCAGTCGATGATCCTGTATGGACCGCCGGGCACCGGTAAGACCACTCTGGCGGAAATCGTGGCCCAGCAAACCAAGGCTCGGTTTGTTAGCCTCAATGCGGTGATGGCCGGAGTTAAGGATATTAAGGCGGTGGTGACTGAGGCGGAAAATGAGCTAACCTACTATGGGCGCAAGACTATTCTCTTTATCGATGAGATCCACCGCTTCAACAAGGCCCAACAGGATGCATTGTTGCCCTTTGTGGAGAAGGGTGTGGTGATCCTCATCGGGGCGACGACGGAGAACCCGATGTTTACCGTCAACAAAGCCCTTTTGTCCCGCTCACGCATCTTTCAGCTCCATCCCCTGCCCCAGGATGCCATGAAGCGCCTGTTACACAGAGCACTTACCGACACTGACAAGGGCCTGGGCCAGTATCGGGCACAGGTTGATCCCCAAGCCCTGGAACATATCATTCAAGTGGCCGGTGGTGACGCCCGCAGTGCCCTGAACGCGCTGGAACTGGCGGTTCTTACCACCGCCCCCGGTGGCGATGGTAACAGGCATATTACACTGGAGATAGCCGAGCAGGCAATTCAGCGACGGAGGGTCAACTACACCAAGGACGGCGATGAGCATTACGATGTAATCAGTGCCTTCATTAAATCCATTCGGGGTTCCGATCCCCAGGCGGCCATCTATTGGCTGGCTCGTATGCTCTATGCCGGGGAAGACCCGGAGTATATCGGCCGGCGCCTGTTGATCTCCGCGGCGGAGGACATTGGATTGGCTGATCCCGCTGCTTTGGGGGTAGCGGTCAGCGCGGTGCAGGCCTTTGAACGGCTGGGAATGCCGGAGGGACGAATTCCCTTGGCCCAAGCCACCATTTATTTGGCCTTGGCGCCGAAGAGTAATTCTGCGTACTTGGCTTTGGATGCTGCTTTGCAAGCGGTGGAGCAGGGAACCGACGATGGTGTCCCCAATCACCTGCGGGATGGAAGTAGTGGGGGAATGGAGCGCCTGGGTTTGGGTAGGGGCTATTTGTACCCCCATGATTACCCCAATCATTGGGTGGATCAGGAGTATCTCCCTGAAGGTCTTCAAGGACAGTGTTTCTATCATCCATCAACCCAAGGGGAGGAAAAGAAGCTAGCCCAGGTGTGGCAGGAAAGAAGGTCCGGTGGTGAGAGGTCTCGATCCTAGGCCAGCCGATCCAAATTGGCCTGTAGGTCCCTAAACATTAAAACTAGCGCGGTCACGATAAGGCTGAGGAAAAAGAAGGTGGAAAAGACACCGAGATATAGGCGATACCGAGAAGGTATTTTAGGAAAAAGCCTTCTTGTTTTCCGTGATTTCCCACTGGCTTTAGACACTGTGCACCCTCCATACTCATAGCTGATCAGATCAGTTCGGGTTGCGATAACGAACTCCTGCCGCCGGGGCTTTCTCTTCGGAGGGCAGTGCTGGATTAGAGGGAGATAAATAGCAAAACCTTATTATTGACAGTATTGAACCGGTGTGATAGGATAAGTCTGGTAAATCCAATGTGTTTACTCGGAATTAAAACGCCAGGAGGAGTTCGACTAGATGCGTATTTCAACAAAAGGGGAGTACGGGCTCCGGGCTATGCTAGATCTGGCTTTGCACTATGGAGAAGGGCCGATTTCCCTGAGAACTATAGCCGAGCGTCAAGACATATCCGATCACTACCTGGAGCAACTGATGGCTAGTCTGCGTAAGGCTGGTTTGGTGACCAGTGTCAGGGGAGCACAGGGTGGCTATCAACTGGCCAAGGATCCGCAGCAGATGACAGTCGGTGAGGTTATTCGAGTGTTGGAAGGCCCGATTTCTCCCATGGCCTGTGTAGATGAAGATGACAGTGAACCCTGTAGGCAGCAGGAAGGCTGTGCCACCCGAGAATTATGGAAACGGCTGCGGGATTCCATGACCGATGTACTTGATTCCACAACCCTGGAGGATCTAAAGCAGAGGGCATTGGCCATGAATTCGGGGGCAGACTCTTTTATGTATCACATCTAAACCCACTTTGGGGTACACCGAAGAGAATTGAGGGCATTCACGTGGAGGAATTAATCTATCTGGACCATGCGGCAACTACTCCGATGCGGTCGGAGGTAAAGGAAGCGATGTTGCCTTATCTATCGGAGCATTATGGCAATCCCTCCAGCATCTATCGAATCGGCAGAGAGGCCAGAGCCGCTGTTGACGAGGCACGGGAGACGGTGGCAGATATCTTGGGGGCCATGCCCAAGGAGATTGTGTTTACCAGTGGAGGTTCGGAAGCCGATAATCAAGCCATCTTTGGTGTTGCTCTCGCTAATCGATCCAAGGGGAAACACATTATCACCACAGCAATTGAGCATCACGCGGTCTTGCACACGGTAGAGTATCTGGAAAAGCTGGGATATAAAATCACCATCCTTCCCGTTGATTCCGACGGGTTAGTGGATCCCGAGTCGGTGCGTCAGGCCCTGACCGATGAGACCATCCTCGTTTCCATCATTTACGGCAACAATGAAATCGGGACCATTCAACCGATTAAGGAGATCTCCAGTATACTTAAGGGCCACCAAGCGGTGTTTCATACCGATGGGGTGCAAGCTGTGGGGCACATTCCCATTGATGTGGTGGATCTAGGAGTCGACATGTTGTCCTTGTCGGCCCACAAGTTCTATGGGCCCAAGGGCGTAGGGGCACTGTATGTTCGACGGGGAGTGAGATTTTCACCGTTGATTCATGGTGGGGCCCAGGAAAATGGCCATCGTGCCGGGACGGAAAATGTGGCAGGGATCGTAGGCCTGGCCAAGGCCTTGGAGTTGGCGACGGAGGAGATGGAGTCAGAGAGTGCTCGCCTCACGGAATTACGGGACTATCTGATCGAGGGTCTGGAGTCTCAGGTGCCCCATATGCGAGTTAACGGGCATCGTACTCGGCGGCTACCGGGCAACGTCAATGTCTGTTTTCGGTACATTGAAGGGGAGTCTTTGCTGCTGAATCTGGATATGAACAACATCGCGGCGTCCAGTGGTTCTGCTTGCACCTCCGGTTCCTTGGAGCCTTCCCATGTGCTGTTGGCCTTGGGGCTTCCCCACGAAATTGCCCATGGTTCATTGCGGATGACCCTGGGTAGGGATACGACCAAGGAAGAAATCGACCGCGTGCTAGAGATTCTGCCCGGAATAGTTGATAAACTGAGGAAAATGTCGCCGCTGTACAACGATTAGGCACCAGCAAGGGGAGGGGATTTTAGAGATGTATTCGGACAAGGTGATGGACCACTTCAACAACCCTCGTAATGTCGGCGAAATTCCGGATGCCGACGGGATTGGTGAAGTAGGCAATGCTACCTGTGGGGACATTATGAAAATCTGGATTAAGGTTGATGATCAGGATCGCATCATAGATTGTAAGTTCAAGACCTTTGGCTGTGGCGCCGCCATTGCTACCAGCAGCATGGTGACGGAGATGGCCATCGGTAAGACCTTGGATGAGGCTTGGCAGGTAACCAACAAGGCTGTGGCCGATGCCCTCGATGGGTTGCCTCCAGTCAAGATGCACTGCTCCAATTTGGCTGCCGATGCATTGCGCAAAGCCATCGAGGATCTGAGAAGTAAGCGGGAAGCTAAGGCTTCGGTGGAAGGATAACATTGGCCTTTGCGGCTATTATAGTATCATTCTCCAGCAAGTGGCACACGGTTGTTCCGTGTGCTTGTTTTTTGTCCTCTCAGCAGCGGACATACTATTGATGGAGTTGTTCATCGGTAAGTGAGGGATCCACCATGCGGCTGGGAAAGAGATTGTTGGGGATGGATGTGTTTGTCCTCTCGACGGGACGCAATCTGGGCCAAGTTCAGGATCTCATCTTTAGTGTCAGCTCCAGCAAACTAATGGCACTACTGGTCACCGCCAAGGACCTGGTGGACGGTGAGGGGAAGCCTTTGGAGTTTGTCATCAAGCTCGATGATGTGCATCGGGTGGGTAGCGATGCAGTGATCATTGGGGATCTGACGGTACTGCGAAGGATGGATGAGATCTTGTCCATGGGAGGTACTTGGAGTCAGACTCCCGACATCGTTGGTTTGCCAGTGATCACCACCGGGGGCACTTTACTGGGTACCCTAGATGACGTACTAGTAGACACCCAGACAGGGGACATTCTAGGGTTTCAGCTCTCCGATGGGTTGATTAAGGACCTGTTGACCGGTCGGGTTGTGATCCCAGCCTCCAGTCAATATCAGCTGGGCAGCGAGGCCCTAATTGTCCCGGAAGATACGGTGGACAAGTGTGCTCCGGTAGAATCTTTTCCCCAGACGTAGGTAAGGGCTAATGGCAAGTCACATCCACAGGAAAGGAAGCGATGGTAGGATGAATCGGTCTATAGGAACCCTCTTCGCAGGCATGGTAGTTGGAGCTGCCTTGGGGTACTTTATGACGCAAAATAACGGCAGAGCTCAACGGATGATGTCCAATCAAGCTGATCGGATGGCTAAGATGGCACGACGTACCGCTTCGATGATGCAAAGCGGTGCCCAACGCCTCAATCCGGCAATGAAGGCCGGTAGAACCATGGTATCAGCAGCGATGCGAAGCCTGCGGTAGTTGAGTTGGTATACAGGGAGTAGTCGGTATGGGTCTCAAGCCCCGACAATGGCGGCAACTCACAGTGATTAGTCTGGTGGTGGCGGGAACAATTTTCCTCTATCTGGTGAGGGGAATTTTGTTCCCTTTTTGGCTTGCTCTGATTTTTGCCTATATTACTAATCCGGCGGTGAAGAAACTAGAGGAGCGGCAGGTTCCTCGTTCCGTTGCCATCATCCTGGTGTACGTCATATCGATAGCAGTATTGGCAGTTCTAGCCTCAAGGGTTGTACCTAGATTGGTTGAGGAAATGGAACAGATTGTCGTTGTTCTGCCCCGGTACATGAAGGAGCTGTCGCAGTTGGTTAACAGCCTGCTGGCGACTTTGGAACGATTTCGTCTGCCGATAGCTTTCACCGAGGCGGTGCTGGAAAGCGCCAGTCGGTTTCAAGGGTATATTGAGGGGTTTGTGCAGCGGTTGGTAGACGTTCTCTTGGGGATGTTTTCTCGCCTGTTTACTCTATTCCTAGTTCCCATTTTGGCCTTCTATATCCTTCGGGATCTGGAGACCTTCAAGGCCGGTGCCTGGCGGTTGGTTCCCTTGGGATATCAGGGCGAGGTTCGCCAGTTGATCCAGGATATCAATCGGGTCCTGGATGGATTTATTCGGGGGCAGATTGTGGTCTCTGCTGTTGTTGGGCTGTTGATCGCCATTTGCCTGGGTCTTCTGAAGGTAAGGTTTGCCTTGCTCTTGGGACTAGTTGCCGGGATCTTTAATCTGATCCCCTATCTCGGGCCTTTGCTAGGGGGAATACCAGCAACGATCTTTGCGTTGTTGGATTCGGAATGGAAGGCAGTTTGGACGATAGTGATTTTCACCGTCATCAACAACGTGGAGGGAAGCATCATCGCCCCGAGGATCATCGGGGATAGCGTGGGTTTACATCCCTTGACAATGATCTTCGTGGTATTAGCGGGGGGTCATTTGTTTGGGGTGGGGGGAATGTTGCTGGCGGTGCCGGTGGCGGCGGTACTCAAAACAGGCATTAGTTTCGTATTGCGCCAGGTGCTGTAGGGTTTCATGACAGGGAATGGGCTGTGTTGACAGGCTTGTCATCCTTTGGATATGATAGTATAGGTATATGACTGGAATATTTTTGTCGGCGGCCACGGCCGTGGAGCCGGCCTTGTCATTAGTGGGAGGAGTAGTCGGTGAAAGCGTTAACTGGTGATGAGTTAAGAGAACTTTACCTGAAATTCTTCGAGGAAAAGGGGCACAAGAGACTACCGGGGGCGTCTTTGGTCCCACACAACGACCCTACCCTGCTGTTGACAGGGGCCGGCATGGTGCCTTTTAAGCCATACTTCCTGGGTAAGGAAAAGCCGGAGTATACCCGGGTTACTACTTGCCAGCGGTGTGTCCGTCTCGCCGACGTTGATTCCGTTGGTAACAACAGTCGTCACGGTACCTTTTTTGAAATGCTGGGCAATTTCTCCTTTGGAGATTACTTCAAGAAGGAAGCCATTGCCTGGGCTTGGGAGTTTGTGACGGAGCATTTGGAGTTGGACCAAGACCGTATGTGGATTACCGTCCATCTTGATGACGACGAAGCCGAGGAGATTTGGGGCCAGATCGGGATTCCTGCAGAACGCATCGTTCGCCTTGGCGAAGACAACTTCTGGGAAATCGGGGTTGGACCCTGCGGCCCCTCCTCGGAGCTGCACTACGATCGTGGACCGGAGTATGGCTGCGGTGATCCCGATTGTAAGCCGGGCTGTGAATGTGATCGGTATCTAGAGATCTGGAATCTGGTCTTTGTCCAGTATCACAAGGATGAAGCGGGAGAGTACCATCTCCTGGAGCAAAAGAGTATCGATACCGGAATGGGTTTGGAGCGGGTAGCCTGTCTGCTGCAGAATGTGGACAGCATCTTTGACTGCGATATCGTGGCTCCCATTGTGGCGAAGGTTGCAGCGTTGGCGGGTGTGGAGTATGGTAAGGACCCCGCCATCGATAAGAGTATTCGGGTGATTGCCGATCATTCTCGCAGCATCACCTTCATGGCCTTAGATGGCATCCTGCCCGGGAATGAGGGCCGGGGTTATGTCCTGCGTCGACTGTTGCGACGGATTATTCGCCATGGGCACCTATTGGGAATGGAAGAAAGATTCCAAAGCCAGGTAATCGATGTCGTGATCAAGCAGATGGCTCCTGGGTATCCAGAACTGCTGGAGAAGCGGGAGTACATCCACAAGGTTCTCAGTATGGAGGAGGAGCGGTTCCTCGGTACCCTGCAGCAGGGAACCACATTGCTCGAGGAAATCATCGCGTCCTTAGAAGCTGCCGGTGAGAAGGAAATTCCCGGCGACGTCGCCTTCCGACTTTATGATACCTATGGCTTTCCCATCGAGTTAACGAAGGAAATCGCTGAAGAGCACCAGCTGGAAGTGGATGAGGCTGGGTTTAATGAACGGATGGAGCAACAACGGGCGACGGCCCGGGCAGCTCGAGCTAAGCAGGGATACCTGGGTGATGAGAAGGGCTCTGCCTATCGGGAACTGGCTGCCAAGTACAACGTGGAGTTTGTCGGCTACGATCAAATGGAGATGGCGGCCCAGGTTGTTTCCATTATTAGGGATGGGCAGGAAGTTGAGTCGGCCCATCAGGGAGAACGGGTTGAGGTTGTTATCGATAAGACTCCCTTCTATGCTGAGGGCGGTGGGCAGGTTGCCGATAACGGTACTATCACTGCCAAGGGTGGGGCCTTCACCGTGGAGTCAGTGTCCCGGGAAAGTCAGGGGCTAATTATTCACCATGGTGTCGTTGCCGCGGGAACCATCAACGTGAAGGAGGAGGTCCTGGCCACCGTTTATCGCGAGGAT
The nucleotide sequence above comes from Bacillota bacterium. Encoded proteins:
- a CDS encoding tRNA threonylcarbamoyladenosine dehydratase — translated: MTLRQQSLFARTQMLLGAEGLARLRDSTVAVFGVGGVGSFAVEALARAGIGHLIIFDHDVVDVTNINRQLPALVSTVGQPKAQLMAARVSEINPDAKVEARVEMFTETDVDLINPEWDYVVDAIDMVSAKVALIAGCVEKQVPIVAAMGAGNKLDPTRFLVEDISKTHTCPLAKVVRQKLRQRGIDHGVKVVFSTERPQTPHYPEGQPGKRVPGSVSYVPPVAGMILASVVVNDLVGASKG
- a CDS encoding AAA family ATPase gives rise to the protein MDLFASANDKAKQDAAPLAVRMRPKDFAEFEAQHHIVGEGSLLRRAIEADRLQSMILYGPPGTGKTTLAEIVAQQTKARFVSLNAVMAGVKDIKAVVTEAENELTYYGRKTILFIDEIHRFNKAQQDALLPFVEKGVVILIGATTENPMFTVNKALLSRSRIFQLHPLPQDAMKRLLHRALTDTDKGLGQYRAQVDPQALEHIIQVAGGDARSALNALELAVLTTAPGGDGNRHITLEIAEQAIQRRRVNYTKDGDEHYDVISAFIKSIRGSDPQAAIYWLARMLYAGEDPEYIGRRLLISAAEDIGLADPAALGVAVSAVQAFERLGMPEGRIPLAQATIYLALAPKSNSAYLALDAALQAVEQGTDDGVPNHLRDGSSGGMERLGLGRGYLYPHDYPNHWVDQEYLPEGLQGQCFYHPSTQGEEKKLAQVWQERRSGGERSRS
- a CDS encoding Rrf2 family transcriptional regulator; amino-acid sequence: MRISTKGEYGLRAMLDLALHYGEGPISLRTIAERQDISDHYLEQLMASLRKAGLVTSVRGAQGGYQLAKDPQQMTVGEVIRVLEGPISPMACVDEDDSEPCRQQEGCATRELWKRLRDSMTDVLDSTTLEDLKQRALAMNSGADSFMYHI
- the nifS gene encoding cysteine desulfurase NifS; the protein is MRSEVKEAMLPYLSEHYGNPSSIYRIGREARAAVDEARETVADILGAMPKEIVFTSGGSEADNQAIFGVALANRSKGKHIITTAIEHHAVLHTVEYLEKLGYKITILPVDSDGLVDPESVRQALTDETILVSIIYGNNEIGTIQPIKEISSILKGHQAVFHTDGVQAVGHIPIDVVDLGVDMLSLSAHKFYGPKGVGALYVRRGVRFSPLIHGGAQENGHRAGTENVAGIVGLAKALELATEEMESESARLTELRDYLIEGLESQVPHMRVNGHRTRRLPGNVNVCFRYIEGESLLLNLDMNNIAASSGSACTSGSLEPSHVLLALGLPHEIAHGSLRMTLGRDTTKEEIDRVLEILPGIVDKLRKMSPLYND
- the nifU gene encoding Fe-S cluster assembly scaffold protein NifU; this encodes MYSDKVMDHFNNPRNVGEIPDADGIGEVGNATCGDIMKIWIKVDDQDRIIDCKFKTFGCGAAIATSSMVTEMAIGKTLDEAWQVTNKAVADALDGLPPVKMHCSNLAADALRKAIEDLRSKREAKASVEG
- a CDS encoding AI-2E family transporter codes for the protein MGLKPRQWRQLTVISLVVAGTIFLYLVRGILFPFWLALIFAYITNPAVKKLEERQVPRSVAIILVYVISIAVLAVLASRVVPRLVEEMEQIVVVLPRYMKELSQLVNSLLATLERFRLPIAFTEAVLESASRFQGYIEGFVQRLVDVLLGMFSRLFTLFLVPILAFYILRDLETFKAGAWRLVPLGYQGEVRQLIQDINRVLDGFIRGQIVVSAVVGLLIAICLGLLKVRFALLLGLVAGIFNLIPYLGPLLGGIPATIFALLDSEWKAVWTIVIFTVINNVEGSIIAPRIIGDSVGLHPLTMIFVVLAGGHLFGVGGMLLAVPVAAVLKTGISFVLRQVL
- the alaS gene encoding alanine--tRNA ligase; amino-acid sequence: MKALTGDELRELYLKFFEEKGHKRLPGASLVPHNDPTLLLTGAGMVPFKPYFLGKEKPEYTRVTTCQRCVRLADVDSVGNNSRHGTFFEMLGNFSFGDYFKKEAIAWAWEFVTEHLELDQDRMWITVHLDDDEAEEIWGQIGIPAERIVRLGEDNFWEIGVGPCGPSSELHYDRGPEYGCGDPDCKPGCECDRYLEIWNLVFVQYHKDEAGEYHLLEQKSIDTGMGLERVACLLQNVDSIFDCDIVAPIVAKVAALAGVEYGKDPAIDKSIRVIADHSRSITFMALDGILPGNEGRGYVLRRLLRRIIRHGHLLGMEERFQSQVIDVVIKQMAPGYPELLEKREYIHKVLSMEEERFLGTLQQGTTLLEEIIASLEAAGEKEIPGDVAFRLYDTYGFPIELTKEIAEEHQLEVDEAGFNERMEQQRATARAARAKQGYLGDEKGSAYRELAAKYNVEFVGYDQMEMAAQVVSIIRDGQEVESAHQGERVEVVIDKTPFYAEGGGQVADNGTITAKGGAFTVESVSRESQGLIIHHGVVAAGTINVKEEVLATVYREDRMAAARNHTATHLLHQALKNVLGEHVNQAGSLVAPDRLRFDFTHFAAVTPEELAAIEAEVNAKILANLVVQADMMSYDEAIAQGATALFDEKYGDAVRVISIADYSQELCGGTHVRQTGEIGLLKILSEGAVAAGVRRIEAVTGKAALQHVAEGERILNQVAQELQTTPREVVEKLERLQLQIKQLERENASLQEKLAASSASELVERAETIDGLKVLVSEVTARDASALRTIGDQLKTKLGSGVIVLGSKVDDKVLFLAMVSPEAVDRGIHAGNIVREAAKVAGGGGGGRPDMAQAGGRNPEKLADSLQVAYQAVVNTVTH